ATGGCGGACTCGCCGACATTCTCCAGATACATCTTGTTAAGGCGCTGGCCATGAAAGCCGCCGCCGAGATAAAGATTGTATTTGCCCGGCGCGCGGCCGGTCAGCGCGATCTCGGCAACATAGGGCCGCGCGCAGCCATTCGGGCACCCCGTCATGCGGATGGTGATCGGCTCATCCTTGAGACCGTGCGCGCCCAGCAAAATTTCGATCTTGGTAATAAGGTCGGGCAGATAGCGTTCGCTCTCGGCCATCGCAAGGCCGCAGGTCGGCAATGCCACGCACGCCATCGAATTCAGCCGCAGACCGCTGCGGGTCTCGAACTCGTCGAGCCCGTACTGCTTCATCACGGCCTCGATCGCGGGCCGGTCCTCCGGCGCGATATCGGAGATGGTGAGGTTCTGGTTCGGCGTCAGGCGGAAATGGCCCTTGTGGATGCGGGCAACCTCGCGCAGGCCATCCATCAGCGGGCGGCCGGGCTGATTGATGATGCGGCCGTTCTGGATGAACAACGTGCAATGCAGGCGGCCGTCCTCGCCCTTGATCCAGCCGAGCGGATCGCCGTTCGAGGTGAAGGTGTAGGGCTTTGCGGGAGCCAGATCGAATCCGGCGCGGCGTTCGATCTCGGCCTTGATCCAGTCGAGGCCCTTGTCGTCGATGGTGTATTTGAAACGCGCGTGCAGGCGATCGGTGCGGTCGCCGTAATCGCGCTGCACCGACATCACCGCATCGACAACGGTGAACAGATTTTTTGTCTCGACATAACCGATCACGCTGGCGAGGCGCGGATAGGTCTTCGGCGCCTGATCGGTGCGGCCGAGGCCGCCGCCGATGGCGACGTTGAAGCCTTTCAGCTTGCCGCGCTCGACGATGGCGATGAGGCCCAGATCCTGCGAATAGACATCGATGTCGTTGCTCGGCGGAATCGCAAAGCCGATCTTGAACTTGCGGGGCATGTAGGTGCGCCCGTAGAACGGCTCCTCGCTGCCGTCCGGCACCTTCTTGATGGTGGAAGGATCGCGCTCCTCCTCGTACCAGATCTCGCGATAGGCACCGGTGCGATGCAACGCACGCTCGCTCGCCTGCGTGGCGAGCGCATAGACCTCGGCATGCGCCTTCGAGACCAGCGGATTGACGGTTGCCATTACGCCGCGGGTGTCGTCGCCGCAGGCCGCCTTGGTGTCGAGCAGCACCTCGCGCAGCCCCTGCAACGCCGGGCGCAAATTGTGCTTGAACACATGGTGCAACTGGAAGGTCTGCCGCGTGGTCAGGCGCACGGTGTCGCCGCCATAGGCGCGGCCGAGTTCGTCGAGCTTGAGCCACTGGCTCGGGCTGCAAACGCCGCCGGGCAGCCGCACGCGCGCCATGAAGGCATAGGCTGGCTCCAGCTTCTGACGTCGGCGTTCGTCGCGAATATCGCGGTCATCCTGCTGATAGATGCCGTGAAACTTCATCAGCTTGTTGTCGCTCGGATCGACCGACAGCGTGATCGGGTCCGCCAGACTCCTGGCGATGGTGCCGCGCAACTGGTCGCTATTGGCCTTCAGCGTCTCGTCCGGCCCGAGCTTGTCGAGCGGTTGCGACCGATCGCGGCTGCGATCAACTTCAACTTTCACATCCATCACGCGCACCCTCAGTAAACGTCGAGCAGGTAGCGGCGGTCGCGCTGCAACTCGTTCAGATATTCGTTCGCCGCCTCATGGCTCAATCCGCTATGCGCCTCGATTACGCCGGCGAGCGCCTTGTGCACGTCCGGGGCCATATGCGTGGCATCGCCGCAGACATAGATCCGCGCGCCATCTTCAAGCCACGCATAAATATCGCGACCCTGCTCACGCAGGCGGTCCTGCACATAGACCTTGTTCGCGCCGTCGCGCGAGAAGGCGACATCCATCCGGCTCAGCGCGCCGCTCTTGAGCAGCGCCTGCCACTCGACCTGATAGAGGAAATCGCTGCGGAAATTTCGTTCCCCGAAGAACAGCCACGACCGGCCCGATGCGCCCTCCGCCTCGCGCTGCTGCATGAAGGCGCGATAGGGCGCGACGCCCGTGCCCGCGCCGATCATGATGATCGGCACATCGTTGGCGGGAAGATGGAAGTGCGCGCTCGGCTGGACATAGACCGGAAGCGTGGCGTCCTCGCCCGTCAGGGAGGCGAGATAGCCGGAGGCGACGCCCGCGCGCGGCACGTCATGAAGGTTGTAGCGCACGGTGCTGACCGTGAGATGCACTTCCTCCGGCGTCGCCGCGAGGCTCGATGCGATGGAATAAAGCCGCGGCTGCAACGGCCGCAGGCCCGCCAGAAGCGTCGCAGGCTCGATGCCGGATGCCGGGAAGCGGTTCACGATGTCGAGGATATGATGGTTGTGCAGGAACGCGGTGCGCGCCGCGCCCTCCTCCGGGCTGCGCAGCCGCTCCAGTTCCGAAGAACCGGTGACGGATGCCCAGTGATCGAGGAAACGCGGCGTCGCGGCGGTGACCTCAAAAGCGCCGCCGAGCGCTTCATGCAGCGGCAGGGTCTCTTGCTTCACCGTCACGGGAGCGTCGGCTTGCAGCTTCAGTTTTTCGATCAGAGACGCGACCAGCGCCGGATCGTTGCGCGGCACGATGCCGAGCGCATCGCCCGGCTGATAGGTCAGCCCGGAATCCGCCAGCGACAATTCGATATGCCGCGTTTCCTTGCTCGAACCACGGCCCGTCAGTACGATGTTGTCGATCACGCTCGCCGCATACGGGTTCTTCTTGTCGAAGGCAGCCGTTTGCGCGGGAGTAACGGCTGACGAGGCGGCCACCGGCGCAGCGGCCGAAGCCTGCCCAACCGGCGCGAGGGCGCGCAGCACATTCGCGTGCCAAGCCGAAGCAGGCTCCTCATAATCGACGTCGCAATCGACGCGGGCGGCGATGCGCTGCGCGCCAAGTTCCTCAAGGCGGCGGTCGATGCGCTTGCCGGCCTCGCAATATTTCTCGTAAGTCGAATCGCCGAGCGCCAGCACCGCGAAGCGCAGCTGCGGCAGCTTCGGCGCCTTGCGGCTTTCCAGGAACTCGAAGAACCCGACGCTGGCCTGCGGCGGATCACCCTCGCCATGGGTCGAGGTGATGACGACGAGATCCTGCTCGTCCTTCAGGCCGCGGACCTTGTAGTCGGCCATGCTGACGGCGGTCGCGTGGATGCCCTGCGCCGTGGCGTCCTGCGCGAACGCCTTGGCGAGCGCCGCGCTGTTGCCGGTTTCGCTGGCATAAAGGACGGTCAGGGTCCGGCTGGCGGCGGCGGGCGCGGCCGTCTCGACCGCCACCGGCACGCGCTCGGCCAAAGCCGTGGCGGAGCCAGCTCTCAGGCGGAAAGAATCGCTGACCCCGGAAAAGTAGCCGCTGATCCAGGTCGCCTGCTCCGGCGACAGGGTGGTCGCCAGCGAACTGATCTGCTGCCACTGGTCTTGGGAAAGGGCCGGGCCGGGGAATGGTTTTGTCATTGCAACCTTGCTCTCGATGCAGCGCGAACCCGCCGGTCCGCGGAGGCGTCCTCCGTCTCGAAACATCACCGCAAGAGCCATCGCCTGCGCGCCGTTTCGGCCAAGGACAACGCCTTTGTGCTACGTCATATGGGCGTATGCAAACGCGATACGAGCCGCTCGTGACATCTGGAAAAATCAAGTTATGCCTGCGAGAGAAGGCTCTTTTGCAAGGGCATGAGCGAGGAAAATGTCCGTGCTGCGTCCCGGACCGCAGCGAGAATATCCTTCTGCCGGAACCCGGCATTTACCCTCTCGCACCATCGAAAAAATATTTTCGTGACCCCGCAAAACAGAGGACCGGCTCCCCGGTTTCCGGAATTTTCGTGCCGTCCGGCATCACCGCCCGGCCCCCGCAACCCGGCATTTGAGGGGCGGCCGGGGAAAATAACCCGATGCATGCCCGCAGGCGGGTTCGGCAGCCCCGTCCCGCGTCCCGCCAGTAACCATCCGGGCGGTTTTCCGGCCCCGGGACTGCGGAAAAGACTGGAACGAACGAGGCTTGCCGATGTTAGTGAGGCGGACGCGGCTTCACGGAAAGCCCCGTTTTTTCGAGGGGTCATGGAATTTTCTGACCGTTACGCCGCATCCCTGACAGACGATGGCCGTTACCGCCTGCTGGTCGAAGCAGTGACGGACTACGCCATCTATATGCTCGACCCCCACGGCATCATCACAAGCTGGAATCCCGGCGCTGAGCGCTTCAAGGGATACACGGCGAGCGAAATCATCGGTCACCATTTCTCCCGCTTCTATCCCGAATCCGATCGCGCCGACGGCATGCCCGAACGAGCGCTGGAGACGGCACGGAAAGAAGGCAAGTTCGAGAGCGAAGGCTGGCGTGTCCGCAAGGACGGCACGAAATTCTGGGCCTACGTCATCATCGATCCGATCCGCGCTCCGGACGGCAGCATCGTTGGCTACGCCAAGATCACGCGGGATCTCACCGAGCGGCGCAACGCGCAGCTCAATCTCGATCAGCACCGCGAGGCGCTGCTGCATTCGCAGAAAATGGAAGCCATCGGCCAGCTTACTGGCGGCATCGCACACGATTTCAACAATCTGCTGATGGCGGTGATGGGCAGCCTCGAATTGATGCGCAAGCGGCTGCCGGACGACCCCAAATTGCACTCTTTGCTTGAGAACGCGATGCAGGGCGCCCGCCGCGGCTCGACGCTGACGCAGCGTATGCTCGCTTTCGCCCGCAGGCAGGACCTCGTGCAGACCGCGGTCGATATTCCCACTTTGATCCGCGGCATGACCGAACTGCTGCAACGATCGCTCGGCCCGACCATCGATATCCAGACGCAATTTCCGCTGGTCATCGCTCCGGCCCTGACAGACGCCAATCAACTTGAGATGGCGCTGCTCAATCTCGCCGTGAACGCCCGCGACGCCATGCCTGACGGCGGCCAGATCGTGATCGCCGCGCGCGAGGAAAGCGTGTCGGAGCAAAACAGACTGGCCCTCGCACCGGGGCCATACATCTGCCTCAGCGTCGAGGACGGCGGCACCGGCATGGACACCGACACGTTGCGCCGCGCGGCCGAGCCGTTCTTCACCACCAAGGGGCCCGGCAAGGGCACCGGCCTCGGCCTGTCGATGGTGCACGGCCTGACCGAACAATGCGGCGGCCGCTTCGTGCTCCAGAGCGCCGCCGGCAAGGGTACCACCGCCGAACTGTGGCTGCCGGTCGCCAAACCGAAATTGTCGGCCACACCGCCCGCCTTGCAGATTGTCCTGCCTGCTCCCGATCAGAAATCGCTGGTCGTGCTTGCGGTCGATGACGACATGCTGGTGCTGACCAACACCATCGCGATGCTGGAAGACCTCGGCCATGTCGGGCTGGCAGCCTCGTCGGCGAAGGAAGCGCTCGCCATCCTGCAAACCCACAACGACATCGATCTCGTCATCACAGATCAGGCGATGCCACACACGACCGGGCTGCAACTCATCACCGACATCAAGACACAATGGCCCGATCTTCCCGTGATCCTCGCCACCGGCTACGCCGAACTCGAGCGCGGCGCCGGCGACAATGTGACGAAATTGCCGAAGCCTTTCACCCAGGCCGAGCTTGGCCGTGAAATCATGGATGCGCGCGGCCTCGCCCAGCGCAAGAAAGCCGGACGGGTTCTGAAATTCCGGCAAGGTGCCGCATCCTGATTGACCGGCGGCAATTCCCGCTTGCCTTCAGGCGCGGAAATGCAACAATCGCAGCATGATGAAAGTCATTTTCCGCTTGAGGTCAGTAATGGCCGCGTCCTGCATCGCCCTCGCGACAGGCGCCGCATTGTCCTCATCCGCGATGGCGCGGGACAGCGCACGGCCCCCGTTCACCTCGACGCTGTCGAACACCACGCCGCTTGCCTCCGGGATGGATGCCGAGAGCGTGGGGGCGGCCCTCGGCGCGCCGT
The nucleotide sequence above comes from [Pseudomonas] carboxydohydrogena. Encoded proteins:
- a CDS encoding NADPH-dependent assimilatory sulfite reductase hemoprotein subunit yields the protein MDVKVEVDRSRDRSQPLDKLGPDETLKANSDQLRGTIARSLADPITLSVDPSDNKLMKFHGIYQQDDRDIRDERRRQKLEPAYAFMARVRLPGGVCSPSQWLKLDELGRAYGGDTVRLTTRQTFQLHHVFKHNLRPALQGLREVLLDTKAACGDDTRGVMATVNPLVSKAHAEVYALATQASERALHRTGAYREIWYEEERDPSTIKKVPDGSEEPFYGRTYMPRKFKIGFAIPPSNDIDVYSQDLGLIAIVERGKLKGFNVAIGGGLGRTDQAPKTYPRLASVIGYVETKNLFTVVDAVMSVQRDYGDRTDRLHARFKYTIDDKGLDWIKAEIERRAGFDLAPAKPYTFTSNGDPLGWIKGEDGRLHCTLFIQNGRIINQPGRPLMDGLREVARIHKGHFRLTPNQNLTISDIAPEDRPAIEAVMKQYGLDEFETRSGLRLNSMACVALPTCGLAMAESERYLPDLITKIEILLGAHGLKDEPITIRMTGCPNGCARPYVAEIALTGRAPGKYNLYLGGGFHGQRLNKMYLENVGESAILEALDKVLGHFARERKEGEHFGDFAIRAGYVAEVKEGRYFND
- a CDS encoding assimilatory sulfite reductase (NADPH) flavoprotein subunit, which gives rise to MTKPFPGPALSQDQWQQISSLATTLSPEQATWISGYFSGVSDSFRLRAGSATALAERVPVAVETAAPAAASRTLTVLYASETGNSAALAKAFAQDATAQGIHATAVSMADYKVRGLKDEQDLVVITSTHGEGDPPQASVGFFEFLESRKAPKLPQLRFAVLALGDSTYEKYCEAGKRIDRRLEELGAQRIAARVDCDVDYEEPASAWHANVLRALAPVGQASAAAPVAASSAVTPAQTAAFDKKNPYAASVIDNIVLTGRGSSKETRHIELSLADSGLTYQPGDALGIVPRNDPALVASLIEKLKLQADAPVTVKQETLPLHEALGGAFEVTAATPRFLDHWASVTGSSELERLRSPEEGAARTAFLHNHHILDIVNRFPASGIEPATLLAGLRPLQPRLYSIASSLAATPEEVHLTVSTVRYNLHDVPRAGVASGYLASLTGEDATLPVYVQPSAHFHLPANDVPIIMIGAGTGVAPYRAFMQQREAEGASGRSWLFFGERNFRSDFLYQVEWQALLKSGALSRMDVAFSRDGANKVYVQDRLREQGRDIYAWLEDGARIYVCGDATHMAPDVHKALAGVIEAHSGLSHEAANEYLNELQRDRRYLLDVY
- a CDS encoding PAS domain-containing sensor histidine kinase, producing MEFSDRYAASLTDDGRYRLLVEAVTDYAIYMLDPHGIITSWNPGAERFKGYTASEIIGHHFSRFYPESDRADGMPERALETARKEGKFESEGWRVRKDGTKFWAYVIIDPIRAPDGSIVGYAKITRDLTERRNAQLNLDQHREALLHSQKMEAIGQLTGGIAHDFNNLLMAVMGSLELMRKRLPDDPKLHSLLENAMQGARRGSTLTQRMLAFARRQDLVQTAVDIPTLIRGMTELLQRSLGPTIDIQTQFPLVIAPALTDANQLEMALLNLAVNARDAMPDGGQIVIAAREESVSEQNRLALAPGPYICLSVEDGGTGMDTDTLRRAAEPFFTTKGPGKGTGLGLSMVHGLTEQCGGRFVLQSAAGKGTTAELWLPVAKPKLSATPPALQIVLPAPDQKSLVVLAVDDDMLVLTNTIAMLEDLGHVGLAASSAKEALAILQTHNDIDLVITDQAMPHTTGLQLITDIKTQWPDLPVILATGYAELERGAGDNVTKLPKPFTQAELGREIMDARGLAQRKKAGRVLKFRQGAAS